In Humulus lupulus chromosome 7, drHumLupu1.1, whole genome shotgun sequence, the following are encoded in one genomic region:
- the LOC133788414 gene encoding uncharacterized protein LOC133788414 — protein sequence MASAPPTSLTPSSLFAAIDMGTNSFKMLVVRAYPDGKFFIIDHRKELVVLGREASSATTTSTITTPFVISVHSELRALDALQKFQRVLKSYGIVYSQTRCVATAAVREAVNKWEFSKNLREKIGLRIDVLPGEEEARLAYLGTLQFFPLYDKLTLCVDIGGGSTEFVVGKQGHVIFAASLNLGHVTLTQKFGERVEKVSKMREYIRLVIGKSGFVENIKRGGFEVAVGSSGTTQAVEKAVFYGYTNGSQVLDHAAVVNGEGKRDWRLNMEDLRSVVKRLCGGGGEEENARREKLFKRRSEFIVAGAVLLKEIFEALGIKKMNVPCYFFVVILTI from the coding sequence ATGGCTTCTGCCCCGCCAACCTCACTTACCCCTTCATCCCTTTTCGCTGCAATCGACATGGGCACCAACTCTTTCAAGATGCTCGTGGTCCGAGCCTATCCCGATGGTAAGTTCTTCATAATCGATCACCGCAAAGAGCTCGTTGTACTCGGTCGTGAGGCTTCCTCTGCCACCACCACTTCAACAATAACAACCCCTTTCGTCATTTCCGTCCATTCCGAGCTCCGAGCCCTCGATGCCCTTCAAAAGTTTCAGCGAGTCCTCAAATCGTACGGCATTGTCTACTCCCAAACTCGCTGCGTGGCCACCGCGGCGGTTCGAGAAGCCGTTAACAAGTGGGAGTTTTCTAAGAATTTAAGGGAAAAGATCGGATTAAGGATCGATGTACTGCCTGGTGAAGAGGAAGCTAGGCTTGCTTATCTGGGTACGCTTCAGTTTTTCCCTTTATACGATAAATTGACTCTTTGTGTGGATATTGGAGGTGGGTCTACTGAGTTTGTGGTTGGTAAACAAGGGCATGTTATATTTGCTGCTTCTTTGAATCTGGGTCATGTTACATTGACCCAAAAGTTTGGGGAGAGAGTAGAAAAAGTGTCCAAAATGAGAGAATATATTAGATTAGTTATTGGAAAATCTGGGTTTGTTGAGAATATcaaaaggggtggttttgagGTGGCTGTTGGGTCTTCTGGTACGactcaggctgtggagaaggctgtTTTTTATGGTTACACGAATGGAAGCCAAGTTCTGGATCATGCTGCAGTGGTTAATGGGGAAGGTAAGAGGGATTGGAGATTGAATATGGAAGACCTTAGGAGTGTTGTTAAAAGATTGTGTGGTGGTGGAGGAGAGGAAGAGAATGCAAGGAGAGAAAAGCTCTTCAAAAGGCGGTCTGAGTTTATTGTGGCTGGAGCTGTGTTGCTGAAAGAAATATTCGAGGCTCTTGGCATTAAGAAAATGAACGTGCCATGTTACTTTTTTGTAGTAATATTGaccatataa